CATAACCGTGCTCAGCCTTCGACAGCGCAACCCATACCTGCGAGTCAGGGTAATCAAAAAAGGCCAGTGGCGGTTTGGTATCAAATCCATTGCCAAGCTCTGGCTGACGCAGGCCGTGGCCAAGTTTGCCTTCAAATGAGACGACCAGGGGGTCTTTGGCACCCAGGAATTGTGGCGCTTGCTGGGTCAGCTGACTGATGGTGGACAACCTCGATAGAAACGCCTGAGCGGGATCGCCGAGCACGGTGGCATGAGAAAACGCGTATGCGGCGTCTTCCAGGCCGCCCTTGGTCTTGCATACGCCGATATAGCCCTGGTCGACCGCCTGCCTGAAAGCGCTTGCGTCAAGTGATCTAAAGAACCCCGATTGGTGCGGAGTCGCTTTCGATTGAATGACTGCCATCAAAAGACAGCCACCGGGACTGGTTTTGCAGGCTTTCCAGAAGGGTTGTTCTGATCGCGACCATCGTGAGTTTAGAAACGCGAAATCATCTTCATGGGCATCGAATAACTCGTGCACACCCGCATAGGTCATGGGGTTCTGAATCACCCCGGCTGCAATTTTTGGCGTACTGGTGTTTTTTTCTGCCTGATCATCGTGAAAGGTAAGCCATAGGAGCACCGCCGAAATTGCAATGGACAGCAGGCTCATGGCGAGGTCACGTCTGTTGCGTTTGTAATTGTTGCTCATGCTATAACCCCAAGTCAGCGGCAAGGATGGTCTCGTGTAAGTGCTGGGCAAGCGCTCGATCTGCCCTGGCGTTAACCGAGTGAGGGTCGCTAGCCGTGCTGCCATAGAGCGCTTGGTTACTAACGCCAGCACGCTTTCGATCACAGCCGGGAACGTTTCCAGCGAGGATTTGGCCCGCTGCAGGTTGGCGTTTCCACCTGATTCGAGATAATCGGTCACCGCGCTTTTGGCTGCAGCTTCATCAAATAACGCAGAAACCCGCGTGCCCTCCAGAGCCTGGTGCCAGATGCCTGCCTCCATCATCTGGTTGATTTCGTGCGTAGCGGGGGTGAAGTCCTTTACGCCGTTCACCCAGGCAATGTTACATGTTCCCCACCGTCTGACGATGTACCGGGGGTCAAACAAGCCGTACCTGTTTCCGAGTGCTTTCAGGGCGCATTTCCCAAAGGTGCCATCGCTGCCATCCCGAGGTATGAAGGCCATGTCTGCCAGGAACCCCCCTGCTGTTAGCCGTCGCTCCCCTGAATTTTGCAGCATGTGTTTGTAGTCAAAGCCCAGCAAATCTGCCGCTACCAGTGAAAAATCAGCCCAATGCTCAGGGTGGTTCCACAGTAGGGACATGAGGGTGCTTTTCATGCCGGCATCATAGGCTTCTGGCGCCCCGATATTGAAACTTCCAGGCTCATCGGCAATCTGCCGGAAAACGAAATCCAGTGTCTCCCTGACCGTCTCGGTGACACTGACAATGTCCTGACCAAACAGGACGGCCATCGGCGCAATCACCCGCACCAAGGCGTAAAGGTAGGGGCTGACGACCAAATTCTTCGGCATCAGCTTGCCTAGGTGCCAGGGAATGTCCTGCTGACAGAACGCAACCAGGCCTGCCTGGCGCTGCTCAAACGGCAAGGACAGGTCAACCAGAGCCTGGATGACACCGACAGGCAGGTTATGAGCGCTGCTGTGAGGCATTTCAAGTCCGCAGACATGGGCGATTGCACTGTAAACGATCAGCGCGGATGAAGAGGGTCGATCGCTGCTGTAGAACGATCGCCCTGCCTGATCTTTCATGCCGTCAATCATTTGCTTGCGGTACTGACCGTGGTTAAGCCAGTCTTCGACCAGACTCTTTTGTCCTGGAGACTTACCCAGAATCAGCGGTGCAACTTGCTCGATCAGCCCCTTGAGATCGACGTCTGGAAACTGCAGCTGGTTGCGCTGAAGGTTCAGCGATCCACACAGGTCGCCAAGACTGGTGGCTGTTCGTCCGTTGAACAAATGCCCTTCCAGATGGGTGCCGGTGCTGGCGAGGACAAGGCCGAGCAGCCCTTCGGCGCTGTGCTTGTAAGCGGCATTCAGCAGCCTGCCGGATTGGTTGTACACCAGGACGTCGTCAAATTCTTCACGTTCACCGGGGTAGTGGTTCTGCTCGTAGAACGCCCTGAGCTCTCGCCCAAGAGGGCCCTTGAGGGCCTTCTCGGGGACAGAAAAAGGCCACGGCGCGACCTTTGTCTTTGTTGTCATGCCTCGCACTCCAGGATGACGTTGCGCGCCTCCTCACCGAGCTCAGCATGGCCCAGCAACGTCTCGCGCATGCCATCGTCAAGCTCACGCCCTTCCATGAGGATCAGCGGGAACTGGTTGAGCGCCGCCAGGAAGAGTTTGGCGTCTTCCATGTCCTCGTCAAACGGCAGGGCTGGATCGACCTTGCACAGCAATTCCAGGATTTCCGGAGCCTCCTCGTACGTGAGGTCATGGTGCGCCAGGGCATCTTCAATCAAGCTCAACTCGCCCGTACAGTCGTACACCATGCCGCGCTCATTGCTGGCGTGTGGGCGAACCAGCACCTGGATGCCGAAATCGCTGAGCAGCAGGAAGATTTTTCCGAGGCTTTTCAATTTACCGTAAAAGCCCTTTCCACGGCTGTCGAGCCACTGCGGATTGCCGAGCAGTGCGGCAGTCTCCTCGATCGCCTGCGGGTCGCAGACACTCAACCCGTCGTGTTCAAGGATGAGCGTGCGCTCGAAGACTTCCTCGGCGTCCAGGCTGGCCAGGAGCACATTGGAGATCGTATTGAACGACTCAGCGTGCTCGGCCAGCACCAGGTTCACCTCGCGCAGCGACTGGTACGCGAGAATATCGCGTTGCTCAAGCGGCAGGTACTGGCTTTTGACACTGAACGCCAGCAGGGTCTTCCTGGCAGCCAGCCCCTGACGGTCGAAGTCCAGGTCGAAGACACGTTCCGGGGTCTGGCGGTTCATCCGGTTGAGGATCCAGCGCAGGTATTTGCCTTCGCGGGTGGGATCACAGCTGCACAGAAACACCTTGAACGCTTCCAGATCACCCTGGAACAGGTTCAGGCCCTGGCAGGTAGCATGGGCGCGCTCGACATCGGCGTGCATGTGCGACAGCCGACGCATGGGTTTCGAGTGGGGGTCGCCCACGGCAGGCAGAACGCTGGCTTTCACGGTTTGTTCTTGTGTATTGCGGGTAGCCATGATGCTCTCCTGTTATTGGTAGGGGAGAGCTTATCCTGGCATAACAATATACGCAATAATCGAGATGCTACAAACCGAGATCCTGGCTCAGCGAAGCTTCCAGCATTTGCTCCTGGGTAAGGGCATGGGTATAGGCCCTCAAATGCCCGCCCGCCGCTACCAGTTTGCGTCCGAGTCCGAGGTGGGCTTCGCTGGTTGTCATTTGTGCCAACGCCTCAGGGGTCGCGCAGTGGGCGGCATACCACCGCTGAGCTTTGTCTAATGACAACACCGCCAGCCCACTCAGATCGAATTCGTAGCTTTTCGAGACATGATGGTAGAAGCTGTAGGCGTGAAACTTTTCCTCCTGGGTGAGGATGCGCGGCCCCTTCACCGTTTCCCAGGCCGCCAGAGTGTCGCGCTCATTGCCCTTAGGGGGGAAGTGCTGGAGGAGTACATCCATCAGCAGTGCGTGTAAACGAACCGTTGCGCAGTCCGAATCCTGGAGCAAATCCAGCGCGAAATAGGCCGCGCCGAGCGCTTCGAGACGATCGCTAGCTATTTGGCCACGAACATGCCTTCCAAACACCACGGCTTCGAGTTTTTCTGGAGAAACGGTGTGCGTGCTGAGCAACCCGGAAAGCCTGAACGCGGTTTTTTTCGCACTCTCGAAGCTGAGCAAACGGTCGAACAGTGCGTCGTTGTAGTCAAGGCCTTGAAATGCGCTCAACGCCCTGGTGAACTCACGGGTTGACTTGGTGACGATGGGAACCGGATCGATCAGGGCGTGATCGATGAGCTTCAGCCGCAATGGCTCGTCGGCCATGATGCGCGCCAGCACATAATTTTCCCCTGTGGTGTGAAAGCTCAAGGCCCCGAAACTCATCACCAGCGATGCATCCGAAAAGGGCGTGGTGGACTCACCCAGGTGTTCCAATATTCGATCGGTGAGCTCCGGGTAACCATCACGATCAGAGGCGCTACGCAGCTCCTTTCTGACCTGCTTGATCCAGTCTTTCATCGTCACAACCCCAGATCCGCTTCAAGCTGGTAGGTTCTGATAGCCTCCGGCGCCACATTCAGCAGTTCCTGCAGGTCGAATTTCCCCGAGTCCCGCGCATACTGGAAGTCTTTGACGGTTCTGACCAAGGAGCCGATGTCTGTGGTTGAGAGCAGCGTATTGTCGGTCAGGTTCCGGAACAGGATGTTGGCAACCATGGGCGATTCAATATGATCCAGCAGCCTGCCCATGAGTTCGACAGTGGTGGCCGTTTTCATTTGCTCTGGCTTCAAGGCCTTTGGCAGCAGGGCGCACACGCTTCGGGCCAACAGCCTGGGCTCATCTGGACTGCACGTGCGCGCCAGGTGCAAAGCCCATTCGCGACGATCACCGTCCTTCAGCGAGATGATGCCCTTGCCGACAAATTTCCGAGCTTCGAACTCGACAATCCTGGCGAGGTATTCGTGATCATAGTCGGCAGTCCCCTGGCAGAGGGACAGAATCGCCTTGTCAGGCTTGCCCTGGGAAAACTGGGCATCGATGACTTCTCGATTGCGCAGGCGCATGACGTCACTGGAAACGCCCAGGGACTGCAGCAGCTTGTAATTGAATTCGAAGCACCCTGGGTACCTGGCGCCTGGCACGGCGTGCTCGCCAGGGTTGTAGGTCATGAAGCTTTCCAGCAGCAGCGTCCGTGCGTCTGGCACCAGCTTCAGAATCATCTCATAGCAAGCCCCCAGAAATTTTTCCGTTTGGTTGTGCCTGACCTGTTTCGCCCTATCGTCCTGCGCGCTGGCATCATCCACCTGTATCAGGAGTTGCTTCACCCGCATGCCGTAGAAATGCTCGATGCCCTCCGGGCGGGTTGCGGCCTCGGCGAGCAATAGGTGGCAGGCCGCGTTGATCGAGTCGGCTAGGAAACACCCGTCCGGCTTGTAGTGAGCAACCAGGATTGCCTGTGCAATGATGGGAGACTCGGTTTCGATCATCGCTGCCACCAGGTAGTGGTCAATGTTCTTGTCCCGAAGCTCGGCTGGATCGCGGCCAATGGGCGTGCGCAGCAAGTTCTCAGCGGCGGCATAGTCACATGTGACAAGGGTGGTGCGCAGATCGGAATTCACAGACCAAGCTCCTGCTCATCACGCTTGAGATGGCTTCGATCAGGCGCCAGGCTTCTCAGCACAGCCCCGGCACTCAAGCCCACCGATATTTCTTCAAGCTCCTGGTAGGTCAGGTCTTTGCAGTCGCGCTCCACAATACCTGCGATTTCATCGCGACTGCCGTAGTAGATGAAGGTGTGGTCGACAATCTTCGCGCTGCAGCCCTTGGTGACCGGGGCTTTCTGGTAGATGCCGGTGGCCATCGCCTCGTAGACGGTGTGCTCAGACTCCAGTTCCTCGCCTTTCTGGCGATAGGCGTACTCATGTGTGGTTAGTTTCACGGACTCACCACGCTCAAAAGCCCTATCGATGGCTTTGCACAGTCGAGCGATGGCGGCGGATCTGGTGGTTTGTAACGGCTGCATGGTTATCTCCGGTCGGATTAGAGTTCGTGTTAAAGCCCTATATCGCGTTCCAGTCGTCCGGCTTGCACGGTTTCAGGGGCGTGTGGCAAAAGGTCGAGCAGCTTGAAGTTGCTGTGACGCACGGCAAAATCAAGCTCCTTGTTGGTGTTCAAGCGTGGGCCAATCTGTTCGGCGGTTAGTATGTTGCGCTGATACAAGGCAGCATGGCGCTTCGAGTTGTTGGTCGAGGTATGCTGGATGAAGTCCAGCAACAGGTCGCCTCCAGATCTGCCCGGCAGCAAGGACGGATCCATGCCGGCGATGGCCTTGATGCATAGGCCAATGTCCTCCACCTGGTCAACCTGCGCATTGGCGATCAAAGCATCACCCAAGACGCGCAGGTGGTTGTTGTTGCTCTGCTGCATCATTACTCTGGGTTCATTGGGCTTGTAATAGTGCTCGGCCACCTTGGCCAGGTAGGTCATGTCGAATTCAGGTTGTCCTGAGAGCAGCAAGACCAATTGCGCATCCGCAGCGCCTTGAGCAAGCTGCACGTCCAAGACCTCCCGCGCCCGATCGCGTATGAGCTGATTATCAAGCCCAATGTAATTCATGATGATCAGCATTCTGCCATCGATCCGCCCAAGGCTTTGGGACATGGATGTCAGATCCATCGGGTCATAGGACAGGAAGTTGTCGCGGATCCACTGTCTGGACTCGGGTGCTTTCTGGAACATCGTGCGATACAGCAGCCGGGTCAGGTACTCTCGCACTGATGCCCCTGGGTTGGTGCTGGTGAAATGATTGAGCTCGTCATACAGGGTGCGCCCGCATTCCACGGGGAAATGTTCAGCAGCATCTGAGCTGTTGTACAGGGTCGTGGTGATATCCACGGTCTGGTTCAACAAGCGAAGCGAGAGGGTGTCGGGCGCCAGTTGTAGTAGCCTCAGCACGGCCCTGGCGAGAATCGGGGTTTTGCGCTCCAGGAGTACATTGGTGATGTATTCCGGCTTCTCGGTATCATGGATGTGCGCAATGGCGCCTTCGAAATCCTGCTCAAAAACCCATTCAATGTCGGGGTAGAAAAGCTTTTCCAGCGCGGCGTCCAGGCGGGTTGCAAATTGAAAGGGGGATTGGGTCATGACTGCCTCACTATTTGATTCAGTATTCCCTTTGCATCACATCAGGGTCAAGCGCGAAGGATTGGATGAGTGGCGATCGACAAAAGGGTGTAGCAAGGTCATGTGCCTAGCAATTTCGTAGCAGCCTTGTTCTTGCTTCTCAGCAACTCGCTTTACGTGTATATAGTGTTGCGCGATGGAGATCATGCCCAAAAACAACGGATCGCCCAAAGGGCTACCATCATGCGCTTGTCTTTTCTCGCTTCCAGTGTGGCGCTGCTCAACTCATCTGTCGCCCACGCCGCCCCGATCATCAGTGGCAATCATCATGTTTCAAACGAGGCCATCAATCAGTCCCTTGGCCAGGGCAAGCCTGCCAATATCAACCAGGCAGCACGCATCATACTCGACCTGTACCACTAGCACGGCTGTGCTCTTGACCCCGGACTGAACTTCGGGGCTTCTCACACGCCTGGTGAAGTGCGGCTCTCGGCTGAAAACACCGTGCTTGCCAATTTTGGGTTCAAACCCTACTTCTCGCTGAACGGCGCAGAAACGACCAGTACGCTGGGCGATGACGTTGTCATTCATTCCGGGGAAGTGGGCGTGAATGTACAGTGGAAAGGTCTTGGCGCGAAGCTGAACTACGCCAAGTCCCTGAAGGTGGAAAACGCTGCCGATGACTCCCGGATCAACCTGAGCCTGAACTACATCTTCTGACCACGTTTTAGTTCGAAACGACCACTGAGAGTGCCGGTCGACCCTTGCGGGCAAGGTGCGCAGGGTCAATCGGCGCTTGGTTCGACACCTCGAATTCGAGCCCCTCCTTGGTTTCCCCGGAAAAACACGATTCCACAGCCTCCGCTGGAAAGCTCACTGACGTGTGCACGCTACTGAACGAGGCATAGAACGAAATTACCCCTGTCTCAACATTGATCGACAGTCCTTGCACGCATTTGGGGGAAATATTGAAGCGCATGCGATCTGCCTGGCTGGCGAACTGGGTTGGAGCACGAACACCTGGGTAATCAGTGCGCACAACCAGGTTGGGGCTTTGGTTCAGTGAGACAATCCATTCGTAGAGCGCCCTGATCGAGAATACCTTGAAACTGGGCGAAGGTGTGTTCATGTCGAAGCGCCTTATTGCGCCACCAGGTACGCAAAGGATGCGAGGCTGTGGCTATCCGTTATCTGGCCGGTACTTACCAGCACTTTGAGCTCATTTTTGCTGACTTCCCTGGTGTTTGCAACTTCACCATCGGTTGCTTCAACCACGCGGACGGCATTGCGGATGACATACAGGTCGATGTGGCTGGCCAGCAGGGAGTTATTGGTGTGCAATTTGCCAAGCAATTTCGGTACATCACCGGCATAGCCGGTTTCTTCCAGCAGCTCGCGGGTGGCGGTCTGAGCGGTGTCTTCACCGGGATCGCGGGCGCCACGCGGGAACTCCAAGGACGTTTGGTTGATGGCGGGGCGGAAGTGCTCGACCATCAGGTAGTTTCCGTTGGCCAGCTGGGGGACAATGACAGCGCCATTGCATTCGTTTTGTTCGGTGACGACAAAGTGGCGATTGCGCAATTCGACGCTGAAGTACTTGTTGCTGTAGAGGATATCGGGCATGGCGAGGCTCCTGTGTAAGTATACTTAGTATACCTTAAAGAGACCCATCATTCAATCCATTCAAAGACCCAGATCACTTTCCAGGTGGTTTGCCTGCTGGGCTGGGGTCATTTTTTCAACCAATCGGCGCGGGTTGTCATGGTCACCGACCAGGGCTGCGACTTCCGCCAAGGAAAGTGCAACATGCTCCGAGGCCTGGTCGAGCATGTCATGGGCCACCATTCGCAACAGTCGCCCTGGATCGAGGTCGCGGAAAGTTCTGAGCAGGCTATCCGCAGGGAAGGCAAGCAATGGCTCTGCTTCGCCTTGCGAGGCGAATTTAAGATCCCGCGTCACAGCCATGTTCAGATAGTCGCGCAGTGTCTGCTTGAAAATCTCCAGTGACGGGGTCTTGCCATCCACCTGCAAACCAATCCCGTAAGGGTTCATGAGACTGGGTTTCCCCAGCGTGACCGTAACACCGCCGTGATCAAATTGCGTGGACACCGCCGCAGGCGGTACCGTTTGGGCAACCATCGCTTCCAGTGCATAGCTGACCACCTTGTAGGCCTTGAAGAAGCGGTCATGACCGGTCTTTTCGAGGAAATACGCTGGTTGCCGCTCAATCGCCAGCGGCGCTGCCCAGGGCATGCTGTTTTTCCAGTCGAACTCAGAAAAGACAGCATCGATGACAGCCCTACTCACGCCGTCTGGCATCCCCTCTGGGATCAGCATTAGGAAACTGGCCTCGACCATGGCGCGGCTCTTTTCCCAATTACCAGGGTTGAACACCCCGCGAGTGGGCAGAGCATGGCAAGCGCCAAAGGTCAGCATCTTCTCTTGCTCAGCCGGCGCCAGGTCTTGGAACAAGGCGGCCAGTTGCGCTGGCATAGGGCTCAACATCCACGCCAGGAGGTATCGGTCTTCCTGCTCGATGCCAATGACACGCGACACCCTGTCCATTATAGCCTCGGGATCTGGCTTAAGCCCACGCTCGACCATAGCGCGAATCGCGGCAAAGGGCATCTCATAGGCCGCCCGAAGCTCTGCGCTCACATAGTCATCCCATTCTAGGTGGTTGACAAACTCCTGGTGTTCTTCGAGCCATGACAACATCAGTGGCGAAGCCTTGGGGTGCAGATACAGCCCCCAATTCAGATCAGGCCTTAGGCCTTTTTCCTGCATGTGAGGTACGCAATTCGACAGGTACTGCAGGATGACACGCTCGTCGTTCGTGGTCTTCACATGATCCATGATGGTACAAATCAGGTCGCAATGGTAGAGTGAGAAATAGGTCGAGCAGCCGACGTCATCATCGCTCCAAGCGAGCGCGTCCAGGCCCAGGCGCCCATCGTACTGCTCCAGGATCTTCATTCTGAGCGCAGCGTCCTGGTCAGAGAGCAGCCCAAACACCGATTGGCTTTCACACTTCATATAGGCTGCTGAGCGCTCTTTGACAAGCTCCAGGAAGGTGATGCCTTGCTGTTGGAGGGCGCCAACAGCAGCGGGATCGTCCGTTAGCAATTGACGCAAGCAGGGGATGAAGGTTTCAATCTCCATCTTGGCCATGAACGGGACGAAACGCATGCTTTCCCGCTGGGTGCGGATCATCAGGCACCGCATGAGGTCAGCCACATCACAGTAGTCACCTGTGACGCCCAAAGATGCAAGACGTTCGTGTCCACTGCTCAGATTGATCTTCTGTTTCAGATTCTGAAAAAAACGCTGCAAGGGAGTCATGGGTGAGTCTGCCTGATGAAGAAACACGTTAGCAAAATGGCCTGTTGATCACAAACCCAGGTCTCTTTCGAGCACGGCAGCCTGCTGCCCTGGGGTCATTTTCTCAATGACCGCATGAGGGAAATCGACTCCGGTGAGTAAAGGCTTGAGGCTCTTCAAGCTCAAGGCAACCTGCACACCCGTCTTATCAAGAAGGTCGTGAATCACCAGGTTCAGGCAGTCCTTCTCCTTCACGCTCTGGAAGTAGTCCTTGAGAACAGCCTTGATCGGGCGGGGCTTTGATCCGACCTGCCCGCGCTGGATAACCTCAAACGCCATCGCTTGCTGCACGGTGTGATCGAGTGCTGTCCTGATGGTGTCAAACAGCGGTTCAAGGTTGACCAGGGCGCCCTGATGTTTGAGCAGAATGCCCTGGCTATTCCGGGTCGACTGCTGACCGATGGTGATCGACACATCACCATGCGCAAGCTCAGGTTCTGGGCGCTCAGGAACCGAGGTGTACGCGCCGATTGCCTTCACCGTTTTGACAATGAACCGGAAGGCATCCTGGGCATCCAGCTTGGCCAACTGATCCAGAAAATACGCCGGCTGAGCCTGGACAATAGGGGTGACCACCAGGAGCTTTCATCGGAGTTCCGGCGCGCCAGGTCATGGTCAATCGCGGCTCGGGCAAAGCGCTCTGACAGGCCTGCCTGGGCGAGGCTCAGGAAACAGCTTTCCACCATGCCTCGCTTGAGCTCGCTCTGCCCAGGCACATAGGAGCCGGGCAGCGGCAGGCGGTTTTTGAAACCAAACAGCAACAGCTCCTGTTGCTCGTCAGCATCCAGGGCGTCGTACATCGCTTTGAAGGCTGCTGGATCAGGGCATAGCAACCAGCCCAGCTTTACCTGATCCTGTGCGGAGACGTCGAGTGCCTGTGCGATACGCTCAACAGCCTGGCGGACATCCACGGCAACGCCCCTGGACATCAAGAAGGCAAGGGTGGCTGCAGGTCTTGCGTAGGCGTTTTTAAGCGTGGCGCTGATCAGCGGGCTGTCTGTCATCAGGCTGTTTGGTCGCTGGTTCGCTGGAATCCAAGCCTGGATGTAAGGGGTGGCATTGGGGTGCAGGTATACGCCCCAGTTGATTTCCGGGGTGTACCCAGTGGCGCGGCAGCTCGCCAGGTAGTCAATGACAGCCTGTTCGTCGGTATCGTCCTGTACCGCTTCCACGATCTTCACGATCAAATCTGTGTGGTAGCCTTCTTCGTTGGACGAGCATCCCAGCTTATGCGCACTGAACATCATCGCATTCAAGCCCTGGCGGGCATCGTAGTGCTTCCAGAAGGCCGCCTTGAGGGTTCGATCGGTATCGGCAAGGTGCGCGAACAATGAGCGCCCTGCGGTAAGTTGGTCGAAAAAGCTGGTTTGAGCCGCTCGCTCCAGAAAGGATATGCCGTAGGCCTGCAATTCGGGAATGGCTTCCGGGGCGTTCAACAGCAGCGACCTAAGAAAATTCATCGTCCAATTCGCCGCTTCCATCTTCTCCTTGGGAATGAACCGAAGCTCACTCGGCGGGTACTCCATGAGCATGCACTTGATCAGGTCGGCGGCATCGCGGTAGTCACCCTGCTCAACGCAGTGCAGTGCGTCGCCGCCACCTTTTTGAAATTCAATGGTTGCCCGCACCGCCGAGAAGAATACCTGAAGTGGGCTCATGCCATTGCGTCCTTCGCCAGGTTGTTTCCAGACGATGGTTTGGGGTGGGGTCAATGCTTGGCGCAGGCTCATGATGCAGTTCCGCAGTCGGTTTTCTTCATGATACCGAGCCCCGGCAAATCAATTCACCCCTAAATGCAAAAAAAACACGCCCGAAGGCGTGCTTTTCGTACGGCCAGAGCCGTAATTACTTGTCGAAGATCGTGTAGGGCAGCGCCCGTTTGTGCCGGGTGGCCTCGTAGGCCGTCAGAATGATGTCCTGGGCACGCTCACTGACCTCATGCCCCAGCAGGAACGCGTCGATCTCCTGGTAGGTGACGCCGTAGGCGTCTTCATCGGCTTTTTGTGGCGACAGATCTTCGAGATCCGCTGTAGGGGTTTTGAAGACCAGT
The Pseudomonas sp. Leaf58 genome window above contains:
- a CDS encoding NUDIX hydrolase, whose translation is MPDILYSNKYFSVELRNRHFVVTEQNECNGAVIVPQLANGNYLMVEHFRPAINQTSLEFPRGARDPGEDTAQTATRELLEETGYAGDVPKLLGKLHTNNSLLASHIDLYVIRNAVRVVEATDGEVANTREVSKNELKVLVSTGQITDSHSLASFAYLVAQ
- a CDS encoding ClpXP protease specificity-enhancing factor SspB is translated as MNTPSPSFKVFSIRALYEWIVSLNQSPNLVVRTDYPGVRAPTQFASQADRMRFNISPKCVQGLSINVETGVISFYASFSSVHTSVSFPAEAVESCFSGETKEGLEFEVSNQAPIDPAHLARKGRPALSVVVSN